The following are from one region of the Deltaproteobacteria bacterium genome:
- the mrdA gene encoding penicillin-binding protein 2, with protein sequence MASRDFHVVPREVPPELQARLVAGAVAVLVGFALLAARLWLLQVVHGPEMRSLSENNRIRLVRVPAARGVVYDRHGEILIDNRPAFDVVFVPEDAHDRRRVLRNVAAYLEESESAVHQMLHAPTKRPPYEGIVLRRDLDWRGVVALETHQLELPGVSVQVGPRRYYPFGPLASHLLGYVGEVSEADLRDGASGYRSGDLVGKASLEKSWDGDLRGIPGGQQVEVDALGRRMRVLQEVPDVPGSTLTLTLDRDLQEAAERALGDAAGAIVALDPRNGEILVMVSHPAFDPNVFARGIRPDEWRALVQDRQRPLNNRAVQGQFPPGSTFKIAVATGALEEGAVTAATGFSCSGGIQFGSHFFRCWKKGGHGGVSLHRAIVESCDVFFYQAGQRLGVDGIAEYARRLGLGLPTGIRLEHEKTGTIPDTQWKRRRFHQPWFAGETLSVAIGQGYVTATPLQMAQMTAVIANGGTRYRPHYVKRIEAPDGTLRDEVQPEVLGEAHLKKSTLEQVRAGMRDVVMTESGTGKKARVPGIEVAGKTGTAQAVKLGEDRTGTNRGPNAARDHAWFIAFAPYEAPEIAIACIVEHAGEHGGTVAAPMVQQILSHYFGRNQGPSLPTAQEASLDAKPMAMPAAKPRASEAEAGLAQASELVQAGAGRRPEPPAASPRASDGGSGGIGAAQGAAEPRPSSARAPR encoded by the coding sequence ATGGCTTCGCGAGATTTTCACGTCGTTCCGCGGGAGGTGCCTCCGGAGCTGCAGGCCCGCCTGGTGGCCGGCGCGGTCGCCGTCCTCGTGGGTTTTGCACTCCTCGCCGCCCGGCTGTGGCTCCTGCAGGTGGTGCACGGACCCGAGATGCGCTCCCTCTCGGAGAACAACCGCATCCGGCTGGTCCGCGTCCCGGCCGCGCGGGGCGTCGTCTACGACCGGCACGGCGAGATCCTGATCGACAACCGGCCCGCGTTCGATGTCGTCTTCGTGCCCGAGGACGCGCACGATCGCCGCCGCGTCCTGCGGAACGTCGCCGCGTACCTCGAAGAGTCCGAGAGCGCGGTGCACCAGATGCTGCATGCGCCGACCAAGCGGCCACCCTACGAGGGCATCGTGCTGCGGCGCGACCTCGACTGGCGCGGTGTGGTGGCGCTCGAGACGCATCAGCTCGAGCTGCCGGGCGTCTCGGTCCAGGTGGGGCCCCGCCGCTACTACCCCTTCGGCCCGCTCGCGAGCCACCTCCTCGGGTACGTCGGCGAGGTGAGCGAGGCGGACCTGAGGGACGGTGCGAGCGGGTACCGGTCCGGCGACCTCGTCGGCAAGGCGAGCCTCGAGAAGTCCTGGGACGGGGACCTGCGCGGTATTCCCGGCGGGCAGCAGGTGGAGGTCGACGCCCTCGGCCGGCGCATGCGGGTCCTCCAGGAGGTCCCCGACGTGCCGGGCAGCACGCTGACGCTCACGCTCGACCGCGACCTCCAGGAGGCGGCCGAGCGGGCCCTCGGCGACGCGGCGGGCGCGATCGTCGCCCTCGACCCGCGCAACGGCGAGATCCTCGTCATGGTCTCCCACCCGGCCTTCGACCCGAACGTCTTCGCGCGCGGCATCCGGCCCGACGAGTGGCGAGCGCTCGTCCAGGACCGCCAGCGCCCCCTCAACAACCGTGCCGTGCAGGGGCAGTTCCCGCCCGGCTCGACCTTCAAGATCGCGGTGGCGACGGGGGCGCTCGAGGAAGGCGCCGTCACGGCGGCCACCGGCTTCTCGTGCTCCGGCGGCATCCAGTTCGGCAGCCACTTCTTCCGCTGCTGGAAGAAGGGGGGGCACGGCGGCGTGAGCCTGCACCGCGCGATCGTCGAGTCGTGCGACGTGTTCTTCTACCAGGCGGGTCAGCGCCTCGGCGTCGACGGCATCGCGGAGTACGCACGCCGGCTCGGCCTCGGCCTGCCGACCGGCATCCGCCTCGAGCACGAGAAGACGGGCACCATTCCCGATACGCAGTGGAAGCGCCGCCGCTTCCATCAGCCGTGGTTCGCCGGCGAGACGCTCTCGGTCGCGATCGGCCAGGGGTACGTGACCGCGACGCCTCTCCAGATGGCGCAGATGACCGCCGTCATCGCCAACGGCGGCACCCGCTACCGCCCGCACTACGTCAAGCGCATCGAGGCGCCGGACGGCACGCTGCGCGACGAGGTGCAGCCCGAGGTCCTGGGCGAGGCGCACCTGAAGAAGTCGACGCTCGAGCAGGTCCGCGCCGGGATGCGGGACGTCGTGATGACCGAGTCCGGCACCGGCAAGAAGGCGCGTGTCCCCGGCATCGAGGTCGCCGGCAAAACCGGCACCGCCCAGGCGGTCAAGCTCGGCGAGGATCGCACGGGCACGAACCGCGGCCCCAACGCCGCGCGCGACCACGCCTGGTTCATCGCCTTCGCGCCCTACGAGGCCCCGGAGATCGCGATCGCCTGCATCGTCGAGCACGCCGGCGAGCACGGCGGCACCGTCGCCGCCCCGATGGTCCAGCAGATCCTCTCCCACTACTTCGGCCGCAACCAGGGCCCATCTCTCCCCACGGCACAGGAAGCCAGCCTCGACGCCAAACCAATGGCAATGCCCGCGGCGAAGCCGCGGGCGAGCGAAGCGGAAGCGGGGCTCGCGCAGGCGAGCGAGCTCGTGCAAGCGGGGGCGGGCCGGCGGCCGGAGCCGCCCGCGGCTTCGCCGCGGGCGAGCGACGGGGGTTCGGGGGGCATCGGAGCAGCGCAGGGCGCGGCGGAGCCGCGCCCGAGCAGCGCACGGGCCCCCCGATGA
- the mreD gene encoding rod shape-determining protein MreD, producing the protein MRSFVALGGAGLAAMVIQTTVFPSLPRLPVVPDLILVLTVYLGLRHHGVGGAMGAFLFGYFLDTFSGTVLGANAFALTVVYAGVALVARNLWIEGGLPAMAMVFLGSLGRELAAVAVGAVVAAPAPIWQHVLRHGLLEAAAAALVTPPVFGFVAWEKRLLGLG; encoded by the coding sequence GTGCGGAGCTTCGTCGCCCTCGGGGGCGCGGGCCTCGCGGCAATGGTCATCCAGACGACGGTCTTCCCATCGCTGCCGCGCCTCCCCGTCGTGCCCGACCTGATCCTCGTCTTGACCGTCTATCTCGGGCTTCGGCACCACGGCGTCGGGGGCGCCATGGGGGCCTTCCTCTTCGGCTATTTCCTCGACACGTTCTCGGGCACGGTGCTCGGGGCCAACGCCTTCGCGCTGACCGTCGTGTACGCGGGTGTGGCGCTCGTCGCCCGCAACCTCTGGATCGAGGGCGGGTTGCCGGCCATGGCGATGGTCTTCCTCGGCAGCCTCGGGCGCGAGCTGGCCGCCGTGGCCGTCGGCGCGGTGGTGGCCGCGCCGGCGCCCATCTGGCAGCATGTGCTGCGTCACGGCCTGCTCGAGGCGGCGGCCGCGGCGCTCGTGACGCCGCCCGTGTTCGGGTTCGTGGCGTGGGAGAAGCGGCTCCTCGGTCTCGGCTGA
- the mreC gene encoding rod shape-determining protein MreC produces the protein MLDFLRRNRAVLSSAVFLLLAGVLALRTAGERARNDPLGRFFLEVMAPLQRGSTAVGHAVIGTWRGVGELMHSREENETLRQRVRELEEQVTRLGEAELENVRLRRLLDLRETLRGDVLTARVIGRDATGIARTLVVDRGDADGVVKGAAVLAPEGIVGQVFLASRHAARVLLINDHNSGVDALVQRTRARGIVEGIVDDGCGLKFVKRTEDVQVGDVVITSGLDGIFPKSLPIGHVVAVDKRGQGLFQYAEVAPRVDFSQLEEVLVTRGAVEPVEPGDVPSG, from the coding sequence GTGTTGGACTTCCTCCGCCGAAACCGAGCGGTCCTGAGCTCGGCGGTCTTCCTCCTGCTCGCCGGCGTGCTCGCGCTCAGGACGGCCGGCGAGCGGGCACGCAACGACCCGCTCGGGCGGTTCTTCCTGGAGGTCATGGCGCCCCTGCAGCGCGGCAGCACCGCCGTCGGGCATGCCGTCATCGGCACGTGGCGCGGCGTCGGCGAGCTGATGCACAGCCGCGAGGAGAACGAGACGCTGCGCCAACGGGTCCGCGAGCTGGAGGAGCAGGTGACGCGCCTCGGCGAGGCGGAGCTCGAGAACGTCCGCCTCCGCCGCCTCCTCGACCTCCGCGAGACGCTGCGCGGCGACGTGCTCACCGCCCGGGTGATCGGCCGCGACGCCACCGGCATCGCCCGCACGCTGGTGGTCGACCGAGGCGATGCCGACGGGGTGGTGAAGGGGGCGGCGGTGCTGGCGCCCGAGGGCATCGTCGGACAGGTCTTCCTCGCCAGCCGCCATGCGGCCCGCGTGCTGTTGATCAACGATCACAACAGCGGGGTCGACGCGCTCGTCCAGCGCACGCGGGCGCGGGGCATCGTCGAGGGTATCGTCGACGACGGGTGCGGCCTCAAGTTCGTCAAGCGGACCGAGGACGTCCAGGTGGGCGACGTGGTCATCACCTCGGGCCTCGACGGCATCTTCCCGAAGAGCCTGCCGATCGGCCACGTGGTGGCGGTGGACAAGCGGGGGCAGGGCCTGTTCCAGTACGCCGAGGTGGCGCCCCGGGTCGACTTCTCGCAGCTCGAGGAGGTGCTCGTCACGCGCGGCGCGGTCGAGCCGGTCGAGCCCGGCGACGTGCCGAGCGGTTGA
- a CDS encoding rod shape-determining protein, with protein MILDSILGVFSNDLAIDLGTANTLIYVKGEGIVCNEPSVVAVQKEAGGRGGRRVLAVGAEAKKMVGRTPGNIVAIRPLKDGVIADFEITEAMLRYFIQKIHNRKTLVRPRIIICVPFGITEVEKRAVRESAESAGAREVYLVEEPMAAAIGAGLPITEPTGNMVVDIGGGTTEVAVISLSGIVFSKSVRVGGDKMDEAIVQYIKRKYNLLVGERTAELIKITIGSAYPGNELQTMEIKGRDLVAGVPKTVEITDEEIRDSLLEPINQIVEAVRIGLERTPPELASDIVDKGIVLAGGGALLRNLDTLLREETGLPVVLADDPLTAVVMGAGKVLDELSLLKDVAIN; from the coding sequence ATGATCCTCGACTCGATTCTCGGTGTATTTTCGAACGACCTGGCGATCGACCTGGGGACGGCGAACACCCTCATCTACGTCAAGGGCGAGGGGATCGTGTGCAACGAGCCGTCGGTCGTCGCGGTCCAGAAGGAAGCCGGCGGCCGGGGCGGCCGGCGCGTGCTGGCCGTCGGGGCCGAGGCGAAGAAGATGGTCGGGCGCACGCCGGGCAACATCGTCGCCATCCGGCCGCTCAAGGACGGCGTCATCGCCGACTTCGAGATCACCGAGGCGATGCTTCGCTACTTCATCCAGAAGATCCACAACCGCAAGACGCTGGTGCGGCCTCGGATCATCATCTGCGTGCCGTTCGGCATCACCGAGGTCGAGAAGCGGGCGGTGCGCGAGTCGGCCGAGTCCGCGGGCGCGCGCGAGGTCTACCTCGTCGAGGAGCCGATGGCGGCGGCGATCGGCGCCGGGCTCCCCATCACCGAGCCGACCGGCAACATGGTGGTCGACATCGGGGGCGGCACGACGGAAGTGGCGGTCATCTCGCTCTCGGGCATCGTGTTCTCCAAGTCCGTGCGCGTCGGCGGCGACAAGATGGACGAGGCGATCGTCCAGTACATCAAGCGGAAGTACAACCTCCTGGTCGGGGAACGGACCGCGGAGCTCATCAAGATCACGATCGGCTCGGCGTATCCGGGCAACGAGCTGCAGACGATGGAGATCAAGGGCCGGGACCTGGTCGCCGGCGTCCCGAAGACGGTCGAGATCACCGACGAGGAGATCCGCGACTCGCTCCTCGAGCCCATCAACCAGATCGTCGAGGCGGTCCGCATCGGCCTCGAGCGCACGCCGCCCGAGCTGGCCTCGGACATCGTCGACAAGGGCATCGTGCTGGCCGGTGGGGGCGCGCTTCTCCGCAACCTCGACACCTTGCTGCGCGAGGAGACGGGCCTGCCGGTCGTACTGGCCGACGACCCGCTCACCGCCGTCGTCATGGGGGCCGGCAAGGTCCTGGATGAACTCTCGCTCCTCAAGGACGTCGCCATCAACTAG
- a CDS encoding alpha/beta fold hydrolase — MVDAFSLPGSRPLGCLLVHGFTGTPEEMRPLGEALAARGFPVHAVRLAGHGTDVAELARTRWTDWFASVEAGVARLRASTERLAVAGMSMGSLLALHLAATRPEDVTALVLCGTPLRLSDARVRWVPLLARLLPTRLAMLPKPDGPDVADAAMRAASRSYRMTPLAGVTELLRLQAVVRRELSHVTQPALLLHGRHDHSVPLANLELLRRSLGSPWIETGVLEHSWHVITMDVERDEVGRLAAEFLERVEAAPAHAESDRPRS, encoded by the coding sequence ATGGTCGACGCCTTCAGCCTGCCCGGCTCGCGGCCTCTCGGCTGCCTGCTCGTACACGGCTTCACCGGCACGCCCGAGGAGATGCGTCCCCTCGGCGAGGCGCTTGCCGCACGGGGCTTCCCGGTCCACGCCGTGCGGCTCGCCGGGCACGGCACCGACGTGGCCGAGCTCGCGCGCACCCGCTGGACCGACTGGTTCGCCTCGGTCGAGGCGGGTGTCGCCCGGCTGCGGGCCTCGACCGAGCGGCTCGCCGTCGCCGGCATGTCGATGGGCAGCCTGCTTGCGCTCCACCTGGCGGCCACGCGTCCCGAGGACGTGACCGCGCTCGTCCTGTGCGGCACGCCGCTCCGCCTGAGCGACGCGCGGGTGCGCTGGGTGCCGCTCCTCGCGCGGCTGCTGCCCACCCGGCTTGCCATGCTCCCCAAGCCGGACGGCCCCGACGTTGCGGACGCCGCGATGCGCGCCGCGAGCCGGAGCTATCGCATGACGCCGCTCGCCGGCGTGACGGAGCTCCTGCGGCTGCAGGCGGTCGTGCGGCGCGAGCTCTCGCACGTCACGCAGCCCGCGCTCCTGCTCCATGGCCGCCACGATCACAGCGTGCCGTTGGCCAACCTGGAGCTGCTGCGGCGCAGCCTGGGGTCGCCGTGGATCGAGACCGGCGTGCTCGAACACAGCTGGCACGTGATCACCATGGACGTGGAGCGCGACGAGGTGGGGCGTCTCGCCGCCGAGTTCCTCGAGCGCGTCGAGGCCGCGCCGGCCCACGCTGAGTCCGATCGGCCGCGAAGTTAG
- a CDS encoding SMP-30/gluconolactonase/LRE family protein, producing MTPMAAAIKRVGEFRVRWGESLRWDDVRQRLYFVDCAKQTLHWLEGGEPPLHTLQLDSLPTGLVLTGGRQLVICLDGGLHVVDPDAGTSDLLVAYPDGMYGRANDANADDSGNLVTGTLNLGPGPGAFWWFSASDGWRLLDDGIGNANGPVVVDIGGQSTLVFADTLARSIYAYDYDGPAGTVGKRRLFADYGALDGAPDGATADSDGGVWSCVLRSGKLARFTATGLDRLWDLPLPNPSDVAFGGPALDRLFVTSIAFDLGEGVAPPPEAGWLLALDHVGSVGRPESRFSLG from the coding sequence ATGACCCCGATGGCAGCCGCAATCAAACGAGTCGGAGAGTTCCGGGTGAGGTGGGGCGAGAGCCTCCGCTGGGACGACGTCCGCCAGCGGCTCTACTTCGTCGACTGTGCCAAGCAGACCCTGCACTGGCTCGAGGGCGGCGAACCGCCCCTCCACACACTCCAGCTCGACAGTCTGCCGACAGGCCTCGTCCTGACCGGGGGCCGCCAGCTGGTCATCTGCTTGGACGGCGGACTTCATGTGGTGGATCCCGACGCCGGCACGTCAGACCTGCTCGTGGCCTACCCCGACGGCATGTACGGGCGGGCGAACGACGCCAACGCCGACGACTCGGGCAACCTCGTGACCGGGACGCTGAACCTCGGCCCGGGTCCGGGGGCTTTCTGGTGGTTCTCCGCTTCGGATGGCTGGCGCTTGCTCGATGACGGCATCGGCAACGCCAACGGTCCGGTAGTGGTCGACATCGGCGGACAGTCAACGCTCGTCTTCGCCGACACCCTCGCGCGGTCCATCTATGCCTACGACTACGACGGCCCGGCCGGAACCGTCGGTAAGCGACGCTTGTTCGCCGACTACGGCGCGCTCGATGGCGCACCCGACGGCGCGACTGCAGACTCCGACGGCGGCGTATGGAGTTGCGTGCTGCGCAGCGGCAAGCTCGCACGGTTCACGGCGACCGGCCTCGACCGGCTGTGGGACCTTCCGCTGCCGAACCCGAGTGACGTCGCCTTCGGCGGGCCCGCGCTCGATCGGCTCTTCGTGACATCCATCGCGTTCGATCTGGGAGAAGGCGTCGCCCCGCCGCCGGAGGCCGGCTGGCTGCTCGCGCTCGACCACGTTGGCTCGGTTGGGAGACCCGAGTCTCGTTTTTCCCTCGGCTAG
- a CDS encoding alpha/beta hydrolase: protein MSESARSLGTDTPHRWRSPLLGEAKTLELAQGTIEYFERGRGPTLVLVHGWLANANLWRAVVDALHEDFRCLTLDLPLGAHRWTMPQGADLGPDGIAALIASVLERLELTDVTLVGNDSGGAYSQIAVARHTDRVGRLVLTSCETPYDSWPPAQFDHLRIIARDPELLRQAAEGLRDPEFRRSAYGAAAGITKHPVADEVVDSYALPGCSDPGVLRDVAVVMSSASTAAVRSAGQRLIQGAPLPVLLVWSREDSVFPLAHAERYAQALPASTLVVIDDAYSFTPEDQPALVAQAIRHFAQRA from the coding sequence ATGAGCGAGTCTGCTCGATCCCTCGGAACGGACACCCCACACCGGTGGAGGTCGCCCCTTCTCGGTGAGGCGAAGACGCTGGAGCTGGCGCAGGGGACGATCGAGTACTTCGAACGCGGTCGCGGACCAACGCTGGTCCTGGTCCATGGCTGGCTGGCCAACGCGAACCTTTGGCGAGCGGTGGTCGACGCGCTTCATGAGGACTTTCGGTGTCTGACGCTCGATCTCCCCCTCGGCGCTCATCGATGGACGATGCCTCAGGGAGCCGATCTCGGACCCGACGGAATCGCCGCCCTCATTGCCTCGGTCTTGGAGCGGCTCGAGCTCACCGATGTCACCCTGGTCGGCAACGACTCCGGCGGAGCGTACTCCCAGATCGCCGTCGCTCGGCACACCGACCGCGTCGGCCGCCTCGTTCTCACCTCCTGTGAGACACCGTACGACAGCTGGCCGCCGGCACAGTTCGACCATCTGCGGATCATCGCGCGCGACCCGGAGTTGCTCCGCCAGGCAGCCGAAGGGCTGCGCGATCCCGAGTTCCGCCGATCGGCATACGGCGCGGCTGCCGGCATCACCAAGCATCCCGTCGCCGATGAAGTCGTCGACTCATACGCCCTACCGGGCTGTAGCGATCCCGGGGTCCTGCGGGACGTCGCCGTCGTGATGTCGAGCGCCTCCACCGCCGCCGTCCGGTCCGCAGGCCAGCGGCTCATCCAGGGTGCACCGCTCCCCGTCCTGCTGGTCTGGTCGCGCGAGGACTCCGTCTTTCCGCTCGCGCACGCGGAGCGCTATGCCCAGGCTCTGCCCGCGAGCACGCTGGTCGTGATCGACGATGCCTACAGCTTCACCCCCGAGGACCAACCGGCGCTCGTGGCTCAGGCGATCCGGCATTTCGCTCAGCGCGCATGA
- a CDS encoding amino acid permease, which produces MTFLVLFWLNVLLLAVFAVILMRPQLLGFAKGGKWYLTWLSIGVITLMDELTSVFYAPAEAHRFIGMTAIFFIAFTSLLMRVLSTRMVEISEILELHGLRGGGVYSFSYFVLGPVASFVAVASIMVDYILTACISTVSAVINGTAFVELGPGAERLLVLGIIWAIAGLNIIGIRENARVTFGIFVAAAFVFVNLIALGVLNMEPSSPARMWQSGVEVYQALHHHTLAHAVSVITIGVASCVLAYSGIESVIQTAGLVESWRDIAKAYWFLALTVGIVTPVVSALALAAPIDLAQHEGDLITYWATVVGNVPFGVVVGLFGSVILIMAVNTAYVASSELLERVAHRYRFDWLMATNRRESLYRIHVLNGLMYTSIIFVTEGSQAILAEMYAVGLLASFCINVGCLLIYRYFQGTKEIREYHTSRTGTLLLELILVACFIYLALHKPYGTGLWAAVVTVLLAAGIPFSRRYGPEVAQVRRSDYPMEMLLALGEVDGPLHVYFRRPGEVEATETSPGSVYITFFSPRRTMPDRVAPNHYRFPIAGGSLYRSIQAILELLQEELDGREVHVHFGWPTSSWLDRMAVGVFVWNLMRLPRRFPKLNFSIDYLRQPEPARVAEPAAERVASS; this is translated from the coding sequence ATGACCTTCCTGGTGCTCTTCTGGCTGAACGTCCTCCTGCTCGCCGTGTTCGCGGTGATCCTGATGCGGCCGCAGCTCCTCGGCTTCGCCAAGGGCGGCAAGTGGTACCTCACGTGGCTCTCGATCGGCGTCATCACCTTGATGGACGAGCTCACCTCGGTCTTCTACGCCCCGGCCGAGGCGCACCGCTTCATCGGGATGACGGCGATCTTCTTCATCGCCTTCACCTCGCTCCTCATGCGCGTGCTCTCCACGCGCATGGTCGAGATCTCGGAGATCCTCGAGCTGCACGGCCTGCGCGGCGGCGGCGTGTACTCGTTCTCCTACTTCGTCCTCGGGCCGGTCGCGTCCTTCGTCGCCGTCGCGTCGATCATGGTCGACTACATCCTGACCGCGTGCATCTCGACGGTGAGCGCGGTCATCAACGGCACGGCGTTCGTCGAGCTGGGGCCGGGCGCCGAGCGGCTCCTCGTGCTGGGCATCATCTGGGCCATCGCCGGGCTCAACATCATCGGCATCCGCGAGAACGCGCGCGTCACGTTCGGCATCTTCGTGGCCGCGGCCTTCGTCTTCGTGAACCTCATCGCGCTCGGCGTCCTGAACATGGAGCCGTCGTCGCCGGCGAGGATGTGGCAGAGCGGCGTGGAGGTCTATCAGGCGCTGCACCATCACACCCTGGCGCATGCCGTGTCGGTCATCACGATCGGCGTGGCGAGCTGCGTGCTCGCCTACTCCGGCATCGAATCGGTCATCCAGACCGCCGGCCTGGTGGAGAGCTGGCGGGACATCGCCAAGGCGTACTGGTTCCTCGCGCTCACCGTCGGCATCGTCACCCCGGTGGTCTCGGCGCTGGCGCTCGCCGCGCCGATCGACCTCGCGCAGCACGAGGGGGACCTGATCACCTACTGGGCGACGGTGGTGGGCAACGTCCCCTTCGGCGTCGTGGTCGGCCTCTTCGGCAGCGTCATCCTGATCATGGCAGTCAACACGGCGTACGTGGCGTCGAGCGAGCTCCTCGAGCGGGTCGCGCACCGCTACCGGTTCGACTGGCTCATGGCCACCAACCGCCGCGAGTCGCTCTACCGCATCCACGTGCTCAACGGCCTCATGTACACGAGCATCATCTTCGTGACCGAGGGGTCGCAGGCGATCCTCGCCGAGATGTACGCGGTCGGCCTGCTGGCGAGCTTCTGCATCAACGTCGGCTGCCTGCTCATCTACCGCTACTTCCAGGGCACCAAGGAGATCCGCGAGTACCACACCTCGCGCACGGGCACGCTCCTCCTCGAGCTGATCCTGGTGGCCTGCTTCATCTACCTCGCGCTGCACAAGCCCTACGGCACCGGGCTCTGGGCCGCCGTGGTGACGGTCCTCCTCGCCGCGGGCATCCCCTTCTCGCGCCGCTACGGGCCGGAGGTCGCGCAGGTGCGGCGGAGCGACTATCCGATGGAGATGCTGCTCGCGCTCGGCGAGGTGGATGGCCCGCTGCACGTCTACTTCCGGCGTCCGGGCGAGGTCGAGGCCACGGAGACCAGCCCCGGCTCCGTGTACATCACGTTCTTCTCGCCCCGGCGGACGATGCCCGACCGGGTGGCGCCGAACCACTATCGCTTCCCGATCGCCGGCGGCAGCCTCTACCGGAGCATCCAGGCGATCCTCGAGCTCCTGCAGGAGGAGCTCGACGGCCGCGAGGTGCACGTCCACTTCGGCTGGCCGACGTCGTCGTGGCTCGACCGCATGGCGGTCGGCGTCTTCGTGTGGAACCTGATGCGCCTGCCGAGGAGGTTCCCGAAGCTCAACTTCTCGATCGACTACCTGCGGCAGCCCGAGCCGGCTCGCGTCGCGGAGCCGGCGGCCGAGCGGGTTGCGAGCAGCTGA
- the radA gene encoding DNA repair protein RadA, with product MVDKAPRTAFVCQQCGRAAPRWLGQCPGCGAWHALVEEAVRDVRKRSERGAPASAAPRSLAAVTAGETLRRSTGLGELDRVLGGGLVQGSVVLIGGDPGIGKSTLALQACGALARQGLPVLYVAGEESPEQVRLRAERLGMTAAGVGDVQVLPETAAEAVVEQLERTRPAAVVVDSIQTLHTAALASAPGSVGQVRESAALLVSHAKASGVACFLIGHVTKEGALAGPRVLEHLVDTVLYFEGDSGHALRVLRAVKNRFGSTNEVAVFEMGERGLAEVPNPSAAFLAERPVGAPGSTVLATLEGSRPVLVEIQALVSRSGLALPRRTAIGLDGGRVALLLAVLEKRLGMPLHDQDVFLNVAGGLHVAEPAADLAVVAAVASSARGRAVGEDVAVWGEVGLTGEVRAVGRADVRLREAARQGFRRCVLPATNARGLEAPDGVAPEGVGSLDQLFDVLGLR from the coding sequence ATGGTTGACAAGGCGCCGCGGACCGCCTTCGTCTGCCAGCAGTGCGGTCGTGCGGCGCCACGCTGGCTCGGGCAATGCCCGGGGTGCGGGGCGTGGCATGCGCTGGTCGAGGAGGCGGTGCGCGACGTCCGGAAGCGGAGCGAGCGGGGCGCGCCGGCGTCCGCGGCGCCGCGGTCGCTCGCCGCCGTCACGGCCGGCGAGACGCTGCGCCGCTCGACGGGACTCGGCGAGCTCGACCGCGTCCTCGGCGGCGGCCTCGTGCAGGGCTCGGTGGTGCTGATCGGCGGCGACCCGGGGATCGGCAAGTCGACGCTCGCGCTCCAGGCGTGCGGCGCCCTCGCCCGCCAGGGCCTGCCCGTCCTCTACGTGGCCGGCGAGGAATCGCCGGAGCAGGTGCGGCTGCGCGCGGAGCGGCTCGGGATGACCGCGGCCGGTGTGGGCGACGTGCAGGTCCTCCCGGAGACCGCGGCCGAGGCGGTGGTCGAGCAGCTCGAGCGGACGCGTCCGGCGGCGGTGGTGGTCGACTCCATCCAGACGCTGCACACCGCGGCGCTCGCGTCCGCGCCGGGGAGCGTCGGGCAGGTGCGCGAGTCGGCCGCGCTGCTCGTCTCGCATGCCAAGGCGAGCGGCGTCGCCTGCTTCCTGATCGGCCACGTGACCAAGGAAGGCGCGCTCGCCGGCCCGCGCGTGCTCGAGCACCTGGTCGACACCGTGCTCTACTTCGAGGGCGACTCCGGCCACGCGCTGCGCGTGCTGCGCGCCGTGAAGAACCGCTTCGGGTCGACCAACGAGGTGGCGGTCTTCGAGATGGGGGAGCGCGGGCTCGCCGAGGTGCCGAACCCCTCGGCGGCGTTCCTCGCCGAGCGCCCCGTCGGCGCCCCGGGCTCCACCGTGCTCGCGACCCTCGAGGGCAGCCGGCCCGTCCTGGTCGAGATCCAGGCGCTGGTCTCGCGCTCGGGCCTGGCGCTGCCGCGCCGGACGGCAATCGGGCTCGACGGCGGGCGGGTGGCGCTTCTCCTCGCGGTCCTCGAGAAGCGCCTCGGCATGCCGCTCCACGACCAGGACGTCTTCCTCAATGTCGCCGGGGGCCTGCACGTCGCCGAGCCGGCGGCGGACCTGGCCGTCGTCGCGGCGGTCGCCTCGAGCGCGCGCGGCCGGGCGGTCGGCGAGGACGTGGCCGTGTGGGGCGAGGTCGGCCTCACGGGCGAGGTGCGGGCCGTCGGCCGCGCCGACGTGCGGCTGCGCGAGGCGGCGCGGCAGGGGTTCCGCCGCTGCGTGCTGCCGGCGACGAACGCCCGCGGCCTCGAGGCTCCCGACGGCGTCGCGCCCGAGGGGGTCGGGTCGCTCGACCAGCTCTTCGACGTGCTGGGGCTCCGATGA